A genomic segment from Glycine soja cultivar W05 chromosome 20, ASM419377v2, whole genome shotgun sequence encodes:
- the LOC114401837 gene encoding uncharacterized protein LOC114401837: MPLYAKFLKDMLTKKNRYIHNDTIVVEGNYNTVIQRILPLKHKDPESVMIPCSIGEVTLGKALIDLGSSINLMPLSMCQRLGELEIMPTRMTLQLAYCSIRKPYGVIEDVLVKVKHLIFPADFVVMDIEEDSISPLILGFPFMSTASCMVDMGKKCCKWA, encoded by the coding sequence ATGCCCCTATATGCCAAGTTCTTGAAAGATATGCTAACCAAGAAGAATCGGTACATTCATAATGACACAATTGTTGTGGAGGGCAACTATAACACGGTCATTCAACGCATCCTTCCACTCAAGCATAAGGATCCCGAAAGTGTCATGATACCGTGTTCTATCGGTGAGGTTACTCTGGGTAAAGCTCTCATTGATTTGGGATctagtatcaatttaatgcctctctccatgtgTCAGCGACTTGGAGAGTTAGAGATAATGCCCACACGCATGACCCTCCAGTTAGCTTATTGCTCCATCAGAAAGCcatatggagtgattgaagatgtCTTAGTGAAGGTTAAACATCTAATTTTTCCAGCTGATTTCGTTGTGATGGATATAGAAGAGGACTCTATCAGTCCTCTTATTCTTGGATTCCCATTCATGTCCACCGCAAGCTGCATGGTAGACATGGGAAAGAAATGCTGCAAATGGGCATAG